The following proteins come from a genomic window of Theileria equi strain WA chromosome 2 map unlocalized gcontig_1105316255037, whole genome shotgun sequence:
- a CDS encoding hypothetical protein (encoded by transcript BEWA_041540A), with product MSQDKVAIDIGQKRSYDNVDVNIDTNPRTISGTYIYGYHKRIHKPKDGYAIGELKNKGKEQIINATLSDYKSISLFYWPSTENQIFILQLGDGDDYYYTNDSTKWTKNQSVNSRNLLNELDEYNCLWNGIHVADISQNFSDIRRAYDCPSCSKYTPRNIGLILYDTYKSSHQYVRYNHNVGGKVGNVRNGEYTILSVPEGINSLYVYWSTGGKETPLILSYLAQRKHIWYSRYDGDSRWRLESTLTQDPPKETPEKIRSLIQQYSIPRIILNLQREQANSYHPEGNILQFKVEKKSIDDSGYHEYKHSRVERGTFKVKEIFYGEKKLTGMEREGSTDSVSAYYFGENPTYDNLVLIQLGNKYYTLKSGYSWNQRYTSGGLLDTIKKQTCLRKGHILDISQKTNPYKCLGCEKIIQVASSTGINNYEHTRHTHYISSGNFSVSYLVNNNTQKNLPSVKNVSRVHVFWYPKGSSSKPLLVFYDFDNNTEDKWFKKSRGQNNNWETLEGPDHKPSYESDYWNIENILKRIFTTPETSIPSIVINIKNSDNINEPGGAPGEYSDPGGSRHKIQVTAEEFKVGDAGVQGEEKIEYRKYTHKVKEKTHFRLKFIKHGGSRLDDIKSEEELKEIAAYYWDSDRVFGKPLVIMLTIEKVSAKEYEYWERSKSTDKTWAIVSGHGNDKSKIMDATTLKKLLDELKAEYFPPSNTNVIIGGSVGGVLGTGALGFGGYKLWPVLTTLF from the coding sequence ATGAGTCAAGATAAAGTCGCCATTGATATTGGTCAAAAAAGATCTTATGATAATGTTGATGTTAACATAGACACGAATCCTAGGACTATAAGTGGTACCTATATCTATGGATATCACAAGCGAATACATAAACCAAAAGATGGGTATGCAATAGGGGAACTTAAAAATAAAGGGAAGGAACAAATTATAAATGCTACCTTATCTGACTATAAGAGCATTTCTCTTTTCTACTGGCCAAGTACGGAGAACCAGATTTTTATCCTTCAACTAGGAGATGGAGACGATTACTATTATACTAATGATAGCACTAAGTGGACCAAGAATCAAAGCGTAAATTCTCGTAACTTACTTAACGAGCTTGACGAATATAATTGCCTATGGAATGGTATTCATGTAGCGGATATTAGCCAAAATTTTTCTGATATAAGGCGTGCTTACGATTGTCCTTCTTGTAGCAAATATACCCCTAGGAATATAGGACTCATACTATATGATACTTACAAATCTTCACACCAGTATGTTAGGTATAATCATAACGTTGGTGGTAAAGTTGGCAATGTTAGGAACGGTGAATATACTATACTCTCAGTGCCAGAGGGTATCAATAGTCTATATGTCTACTGGTCCACAGGTGGAAAGGAAACACCGCTTATCCTATCATATCTAGCTCAAAGGAAACATATATGGTACAGTAGATATGACGGAGATAGTAGATGGAGATTAGAAAGTACTCTTACTCAAGATCCACCGAAAGAAACTCCTGAGAAGATCCGAAGCCTCATACAGCAATATTCTATTCCAAGGATCATACTAAATCTTCAACGGGAACAGGCAAATTCCTACCATCCCGAGGGTAATATCTTGCAATTTAAAGTCGAAAAGAAAAGTATTGATGACTCCGGTTACCATGAATACAAACACTCAAGAGTAGAGAGAGGTACGTTCAAGGTCAAGGAAATTTTTTATGGAGAAAAGAAATTAACTGGTATGGAGCGCGAAGGTTCAACAGATAGTGTATCGGCATATTACTTTGGAGAGAATCCCACTTATGATAATCTGGTTCTCATACAACTCGGTAACAAGTACTATACTTTGAAGTCTGGTTATAGTTGGAATCAGAGATACACGTCTGGAGGATTATTAGACACTATTAAAAAGCAAACTTGTCTGAGAAAAGGTCATATCTTAGATATCTCCCAGAAAACAAATCCTTACAAATGTCTTGGTTGCGAGAAAATTATCCAAGTAGCATCTTCAACCGGAATCAACAATTACGAACACACAAGACATACACACTACATTTCTAGCGGGAATTTCTCAGTTTCCTACCTTGTTAATAATAATACTCAGAAGAATCTTCCATCCGTAAAGAACGTTTCTAGAGTGCATGTTTTCTGGTACCCAAAGGGCTCAAGTTCCAAACCACTTTTAGTGTTTTATGATTTTGATAACAATACAGAAGATAAGTGGttcaagaaatcaagggGGCAAAACAATAATTGGGAGACTCTGGAAGGACCTGACCATAAACCTAGCTACGAATCTGACTATTGGAACATTGAGAATATCCTCAAAAGAATATTCACAACTCCAGAAACTTCTATTCCATCTATTGTTATAAATATTAAGAATAGTGACAATATTAATGAACCTGGAGGAGCACCAGGTGAATACTCTGACCCCGGAGGAAGTAGACATAAGATTCAAGTTACCGCTGAAGAGTTTAAGGTTGGGGATGCAGGAGTACaaggagaagaaaagattgaGTATAGGAAGTACACTCATAAGGTTAAGGAAAAGACCCATTTTAGActtaaatttatcaaacaCGGTGGAAGTAGACTTGATGACATAAAATCCGAGGAAGAATTGAAGGAAATCGCGGCATATTATTGGGATAGTGATAGAGTATTTGGTAAGCCTCTGGTTATCATGTTAACAATTGAAAAAGTATCTGCCAAAGAATATGAATACTGGGAGAGAAGCAAGAGCACCGATAAAACTTGGGCAATAGTATCTGGACATGGTAATGATAAAAGCAAGATAATGGATGCCACAACACTCAAGAAACTTCTAGATGAGCTAAAGGCAGAGTACTTTCCACCATCTAATACTAATGTCATAATAGGAGGATCAGTTGGTGGAGTACTAGGAACAGGCGCTTTAGGATTTGGTGGATATAAGCTATGGCCAGTATTAACAACACTATTTTAA
- a CDS encoding hypothetical protein (encoded by transcript BEWA_041550A), whose translation MRLHRIPFFLFIFFSLAYAKKGKDKSPEAEHVGTNSEKYTVYPFPNPVTLDISNVSNDFVHTEAQYHDWVTYVSSPVTEKNMVEVRDGNSSIWTGDGRTEKCFSVTRHIKGDLELLDLNLFTRAGKCSRKYFEKSGGSWKEMSLEEYEKNKPKSDTYTLLDGIEFKVKVEYIPVENPKEPEFTPTEDEGKKNSKTPQKQPQANAQPAAKSPEAQTVADPPPEPVQPTPQGGAQTKSADKPAGGSSAPEQTESKEASTETSDDNTSKTILDKDVKVVKPTVETYKSDQGDLTTLDIKKPNLHVINLRETLDKNEVRNRIYGRTGMSPITSVVDGSFQFYKGSTEVRTVLSFSKGNSTLLFVQYKQRLDGKWVDYFENSGGSWKSITQEEYHTKYKAMKSVEILKQLAKPHQFKTKPLPKRDTSAKNAGSNTPETGKVKLQIDGIDSETYAIERSIEDNVVFVKCSSKIGKTPSEFLYGPDKIWSGKEGFNLVSSTSYLEDNLPKMAVLKIIKDKSYEFVYTYKNGDAWEEEDEENHKARLEEMKQRGAKNPPKLPDDIIPPKAPEPEDKQEEKPAPTTPQESKEETSASPPPAASETAVEGTTFELSSPNPSSAVDHESAVDGVTYTCYFPDGLFFNKVVDGEVTTYRLYLDDNKTELLVATIKKKDNSTTTYRYDDGNRCVDSDKDTNDRQLENAEDGDGYEEEDNNDSAAERAFWRGIPERQRKKLEEEARRSVKVDDKPWDMAFGAMKSEGDSCDTIVIVPEEQEASNQTPTTPEPVAEEQPKEDEDKDNEEEENGENDSFDIIRPNKSICDVFDNIYDTLPSRHVVPKRNVFVTRLTSGKDKIWVGEQDEHLLYATVHIKCRKPVFANICKESPKSRFLSLVKTGKEWVDCTSTASEKFKALESKEPQGDS comes from the coding sequence ATGCGTTTGCATAGAATCcccttcttcctcttcatcttctttagcCTTGCATATGCAAAGAAAGGAAAAGACAAATCACCAGAGGCAGAGCACGTGGGAACCAACTCTGAAAAGTATACAGTCTACCCATTCCCCAATCCAGTAACTCtagatatttcaaatgtGAGCAATGATTTTGTACATACAGAGGCTCAGTACCATGACTGGGTCACCTATGTCTCTAGTCCAGTCACGGAGAAGAATATGGTTGAAGTTAGAGATGGAAACTCTTCCATATGGACGGGTGACGGAAGAACAGAAAAGTGTTTTTCAGTGACTAGACACATCAAGGGGGATTTGGAACTCTTGGATCTTAACCTCTTTACAAGAGCTGGAAAATGCAGTCGCaagtattttgaaaagagtgGTGGAAGCTGGAAAGAAATGTCTTTGGAGGAATATGAGAAGAATAAACCAAAATCTGATACATATACACTTTTAGATGGAATAGAATTCAAAGTAAAAGTAGAGTATATTCCGGTAGAAAATCCCAAAGAGCCAGAATTTACTCCAacagaagatgaaggtaAGAAAAATAGCAAGACTCCTCAGAAACAACCACAGGCAAATGCACAACCTGCTGCCAAATCTCCTGAAGCTCAGACTGTTGCTGATCCTCCTCCGGAACCCGTTCAACCTACTCCACAAGGAGGGGCACAGACTAAGTCTGCAGATAAACCCGCTGGAGGATCTTCTGCTCCTGAACAAACTGAATCTAAGGAAGCTTCTACAGAAACTTCGGATGATAACACTTCTAAAACTATTCTTGATAAGGATGTAAAGGTTGTTAAGCCAACGGTGGAGACGTATAAAAGTGACCAAGGGGATTTGACAACGCTAGACATTAAAAAGCCAAATCTTCATGTAATAAATTTGAGGGAAActttggataaaaatgaagtAAGAAACAGAATATATGGTAGAACAGGAATGTCACCCATTACATCAGTTGTGGATGGAAGCTTCCAATTCTATAAGGGAAGCACTGAAGTACGGACCGTGCTTTCGTTTTCCAAAGGGAATTCTACTCTCCTATTTGTACAGTATAAACAACGTTTAGATGGTAAGTGGGTAGattattttgaaaattccGGTGGAAGTTGGAAGTCCATAACTCAGGAAGAATATCATACAAAATACAAAGCAATGAAAAGTgtggaaattttaaaacaacTAGCCAAACCACATCAGTTTAAGACAAAACCGCTGCCCAAACGGGATACTTCTGCAAAGAATGCGGGGTCAAACACACCAGAAACCGGAAAGGTAAAGTTACAGATTGATGGCATAGATTCCGAAACATATGCCATTGAGAGATCCATTGAAGACAATGTAGTTTTTGTAAAGTGTTCATCGAAAATTGGGAAAACTCCATCGGAATTTCTCTATGGCCCAGACAAAATATGGTCTGGTAAAGAGGGTTTTAATTTAGTATCTTCAACTAGCTATCTTGAGGATAACTTGCCAAAAATGgcagttttaaaaattattaAAGACAAGAGTTATGAATTTGTTTACACGtataaaaatggtgatGCTTgggaagaagaggatgaagaaaatcACAAAGCCAGACTTGAAGAGATGAAGCAGAGAGGGGCAAAGAATCCGCCAAAACTTCCAGATGACATCATTCCTCCGAAAGCtccagaaccagaagaTAAACAGGAGGAAAAACCAGCTCCTACAACACCTCAAGAATCCAAGGAAGAGACAAGTGCTTCACCTCCACCAGCTGCATCTGAAACTGCTGTGGAAGGAACCACCTTTGAACTTTCTTCTCCGAATCCTTCCTCGGCTGTAGACCATGAAAGTGCCGTAGATGGAGTTACCTATACCTGCTACTTCCCTGATGGATTATTCTTCAACAAGGTAGTAGATGGTGAAGTCACTACCTATCGCCTTTATCTCGACGATAACAAGACCGAACTGCTCGTTGCGACcataaagaaaaaggatAATTCTACTACAACATACCGCTACGATGACGGCAACAGGTGTGTGGACAGTGACAAGGATACCAACGATAGACAATTGGAGAATGCAGAAGATGGAGATGGGtatgaggaagaggatAATAATGATAGTGCAGCGGAACGAGCATTTTGGCGCGGTATTCCTGAAAGacaaaggaagaaactTGAGGAGGAAGCCAGGCGTTCCGTCAAGGTCGACGATAAGCCATGGGATATGGCCTTTGGAGCCATGAAGTCCGAGGGTGATTCGTGTGATACGATAGTTATAGTCCCGGAAGAGCAAGAAGCATCAAATCAAACTCCTACAACACCAGAACCTGTTGCAGAAGAACAACccaaagaagatgaagacAAGGATAAcgaggaagaagaaaatggtgaaaatgACTCTTTTGACATCATTAGACCAAACAAATCAATCTGTGATGTTTTTGACAACATCTATGATACCCTTCCCAGTAGGCACGTAGTCCCTAAGCGTAATGTTTTTGTAACTCGCTTGACTAGTGGGAAGGACAAGATTTGGGTTGGAGAACAGGATGAGCATCTACTCTACGCTACCGTCCATATTAAATGCAGGAAACCCGTATTTGCCAATATTTGTAAGGAATCTCCAAAGAGCAGATTCCTTTCTCTTGTAAAGACAGGCAAAGAGTGGGTAGATTGCACATCTACAGCGTCAGAAAAATTCAAGGCCCTGGAGTCCAAAGAGCCTCAGGGAGATTCTTAA
- a CDS encoding hypothetical protein (encoded by transcript BEWA_041560A) — protein sequence MRSRKLDTRKTTPMNWKERTTRNLNNQKRGTPRRPKENCQDNEKHSSEDIEELESELCQKNEEPYKLQRN from the coding sequence ATGAGATCCAGAAAACTCGACACCAGGAAGACAACACCAATGAATTGGAAAGAGCGAACCACCAGGAACCTTAACAATCAGAAAAGGGGAACACCTAGACGACCAAAGGAAAACTGTCAAGATAATGAGAAACACTCATCTGAGGACATTGAAGAACTAGAATCTGAACTTTGCCAGAAGAATGAGGAGCCATACAAGCTACAAAGGAACTAA